In one Halichondria panicea chromosome 4, odHalPani1.1, whole genome shotgun sequence genomic region, the following are encoded:
- the LOC135334810 gene encoding uncharacterized protein LOC135334810 isoform X2: MAWHRAARPWFTLPLLRHHHCPSPAVLQVVSPWQLSCPQPTTLLPLIRQWSQHSDTGTSTSQYRELRELVSSGQYDRALDLWEESKMSGSMDTDSYTIVMAMCERLGSSEAALALREDMRSQGLEMEDRCCLHLVTTLIADDKAGEAVEVMRGEWLQTGTCFLPVVAKQLLDNKHPALALEACSLTSDPSHPLLCVQLECLGSLGQVEEMQQLLEESVGVESDSLQVAFVNGLSLAGLHHRAMEHLSSLKCIASPRTLCLLLEATRRGEDVGSAAAVFHTLWEQTFTLKDLSVQFLQTSVSAAEEDRSSYLLRAANACLHLQALALRDTASEHSEAEEQFLSYDFPSFLHQQSVYPDQHTYATLLLRLCFDEGSLDTADRAIKSLFQCGSPLTSEAFVEWAGHCGPITPQQANRVLGLIRRNFRARYDIRLTLEDYVRLLGVELVCGGDPKQLTHSFSYIRTIKNTMSNQGLLTETSHWYPIISALATLGPVGGPLFITYDDMLTCGVEPDLHMYKIIASAAQTNSTTAHSAAVDWWRMLNSRVKPDVELMNTLIRCCEVCGEWERGFLFLGLFEQCQLSPDMDTFDALFKICDATRDHDRLMALSSLAETILPQQRDHVRDEVQRIHNNWTDSEQHHSESE; this comes from the exons ATGGCCTGGCACAGAGCAGCAAGACCTTGGTTCACACTCCCTCTCCTCAGACACCATCACTGTCCTTCACCCGCTGTCCTCCAGGTGGTGTCTCCATGGCAGCTCTCCTGTCCTCAGCCCACCACTCTACTACCCCTCATCAGACAATGGTCACAACACTCAGATACTG gcacctCCACTAGTCAGTACAGGGAACTAAGAGAGCTAGTAAG TTCTGGACAATATGATAGAGCGCTGGATTTGTGGGAGGAGTCTAAGATGAGTGGTAGCATGGACACGGACAGTTACACGATTGTCATGGCAATGTGTGAGAGgttgggtagctcagaggctgCACTGGCCCTGAGGGAGGACATGAGGTCACAAGGACTGGAAATGGAGGACAG ATGTTGTCTCCACTTAGTGACCACCCTCATTGCTGATGACAAGGCTGGGGAGGCTGTGGAGGTCATGAGGGGGGAGTGGTTGCAG actggtACGTGCTTCCTACCAGTAGTAGCTAAACAGTTACTAGATAACAAGCATCCTGCACTGGCTCTGGAGGCGTGCTcgctgacctctgacccctcccACCCCCTCCTGTGTGTACAGCTGGAGTGTCTTGGTTCCCTCGGACAAGTGGAGGAAATGCAACAACTCTTGGAGGAG TCTGTTGGTGTTGAGAGTGATTCGTTGCAAGTGGCCTTTGTTAATGGCCTGTCACTGGCTGGCCTCCACCACAGAGCAATGGAGCATCTCTCTAGTCTCAA GTGTATTGCTAGCCCACGGACACTGTGTCTGTTACTAGAGGCCACCAGGAGAGGGGAAGATGTGGGATCAGCTGCTGCCGTGTTCCACACACTCTGGGAGCAAACCTTCACTCTTAAG GATCTCTCTGTCCAGTTCCTCCAGACATCAGTGTCAGCTGCTGAAGAGGACAGGAGCTCTTACCTGCTCAGAGCTGCCAATGCTTGTCTCCACCTTCAAGCCCTAGCTCTGAGGGACACGGCATCAGAACACAGTGAAGCTGAAGAGCAGTTCTTGAGTTATGATTTCCCCTCTTTCCTTCATCAACAAAGTGTGTATCCCGACCAGCACACATACGCA ACATTGTTACTGAGGCTGTGTTTTGATGAGGGGTCTCTAGACACCGCTGATCGTGCCATCAAGTCTCTGTTTCAGTGTggttcacctttgacctctgaggCCTTTGTCGAGTGGGCGGGACACTGTGGCCCAATCACCCCTCAACAAGCTAACAGG GTGTTGGGTTTAATTCGTCGCAATTTCCGTGCCCGCTATGATATTCGATTGACACTGGAGGACTATGTGCGGTTGTTGGGGGTGGAgcttgtgtgtggaggggaccCCAAGCAACTCACACACTCATTCAGCTACATCAGGACCATCAAGAAT acaatgTCCAACCAGGGGCTACTCACAGAGACCAGTCACTGGTACCCTATCATCAGTGCCCTAGCAACACTAGGCCCAGTGGGGGGACCCCTGTTCATTACCTATGATGATATGCTCACATGCGGAGTGGAGCCTGACCTGCACATGTACAAGATCATAGCCAGTGCTGCACAGACCAACAGCACAACTGCCCACTCTGCAGCAGTGGACTGGTGGAGAATGCTCAACTCTAGAGTGAAGCCAGATGTAGAGTTAATGAACACGCTGATCCGCtgctgtgaggtgtgtggggagtgggagAGAGGTTTCCTGTTCCTGGGGCTGTTCGAACAGTGCCAACTATCACCTGACATGGACACCTTTGATGCCCTCTTTAAG aTCTGTGATGCTACAAGAGACCATGATCGACTGATGGCTCTGAGCTCACTAGCAGAGACAATATTACCACAGCAACGAGATCATGTGAGAGATGAGGTCCAGAGAATACACAACAATTGGACTGATAGTGAACAACATCATTCAGAGTCAGAATAG
- the LOC135334810 gene encoding uncharacterized protein LOC135334810 isoform X1 gives MAWHRAARPWFTLPLLRHHHCPSPAVLQVVSPWQLSCPQPTTLLPLIRQWSQHSDTGTSTSQYRELRELVSSGQYDRALDLWEESKMSGSMDTDSYTIVMAMCERLGSSEAALALREDMRSQGLEMEDRCCLHLVTTLIADDKAGEAVEVMRGEWLQTGTCFLPVVAKQLLDNKHPALALEACSLTSDPSHPLLCVQLECLGSLGQVEEMQQLLEEVSVGVESDSLQVAFVNGLSLAGLHHRAMEHLSSLKCIASPRTLCLLLEATRRGEDVGSAAAVFHTLWEQTFTLKDLSVQFLQTSVSAAEEDRSSYLLRAANACLHLQALALRDTASEHSEAEEQFLSYDFPSFLHQQSVYPDQHTYATLLLRLCFDEGSLDTADRAIKSLFQCGSPLTSEAFVEWAGHCGPITPQQANRVLGLIRRNFRARYDIRLTLEDYVRLLGVELVCGGDPKQLTHSFSYIRTIKNTMSNQGLLTETSHWYPIISALATLGPVGGPLFITYDDMLTCGVEPDLHMYKIIASAAQTNSTTAHSAAVDWWRMLNSRVKPDVELMNTLIRCCEVCGEWERGFLFLGLFEQCQLSPDMDTFDALFKICDATRDHDRLMALSSLAETILPQQRDHVRDEVQRIHNNWTDSEQHHSESE, from the exons ATGGCCTGGCACAGAGCAGCAAGACCTTGGTTCACACTCCCTCTCCTCAGACACCATCACTGTCCTTCACCCGCTGTCCTCCAGGTGGTGTCTCCATGGCAGCTCTCCTGTCCTCAGCCCACCACTCTACTACCCCTCATCAGACAATGGTCACAACACTCAGATACTG gcacctCCACTAGTCAGTACAGGGAACTAAGAGAGCTAGTAAG TTCTGGACAATATGATAGAGCGCTGGATTTGTGGGAGGAGTCTAAGATGAGTGGTAGCATGGACACGGACAGTTACACGATTGTCATGGCAATGTGTGAGAGgttgggtagctcagaggctgCACTGGCCCTGAGGGAGGACATGAGGTCACAAGGACTGGAAATGGAGGACAG ATGTTGTCTCCACTTAGTGACCACCCTCATTGCTGATGACAAGGCTGGGGAGGCTGTGGAGGTCATGAGGGGGGAGTGGTTGCAG actggtACGTGCTTCCTACCAGTAGTAGCTAAACAGTTACTAGATAACAAGCATCCTGCACTGGCTCTGGAGGCGTGCTcgctgacctctgacccctcccACCCCCTCCTGTGTGTACAGCTGGAGTGTCTTGGTTCCCTCGGACAAGTGGAGGAAATGCAACAACTCTTGGAGGAGGTG TCTGTTGGTGTTGAGAGTGATTCGTTGCAAGTGGCCTTTGTTAATGGCCTGTCACTGGCTGGCCTCCACCACAGAGCAATGGAGCATCTCTCTAGTCTCAA GTGTATTGCTAGCCCACGGACACTGTGTCTGTTACTAGAGGCCACCAGGAGAGGGGAAGATGTGGGATCAGCTGCTGCCGTGTTCCACACACTCTGGGAGCAAACCTTCACTCTTAAG GATCTCTCTGTCCAGTTCCTCCAGACATCAGTGTCAGCTGCTGAAGAGGACAGGAGCTCTTACCTGCTCAGAGCTGCCAATGCTTGTCTCCACCTTCAAGCCCTAGCTCTGAGGGACACGGCATCAGAACACAGTGAAGCTGAAGAGCAGTTCTTGAGTTATGATTTCCCCTCTTTCCTTCATCAACAAAGTGTGTATCCCGACCAGCACACATACGCA ACATTGTTACTGAGGCTGTGTTTTGATGAGGGGTCTCTAGACACCGCTGATCGTGCCATCAAGTCTCTGTTTCAGTGTggttcacctttgacctctgaggCCTTTGTCGAGTGGGCGGGACACTGTGGCCCAATCACCCCTCAACAAGCTAACAGG GTGTTGGGTTTAATTCGTCGCAATTTCCGTGCCCGCTATGATATTCGATTGACACTGGAGGACTATGTGCGGTTGTTGGGGGTGGAgcttgtgtgtggaggggaccCCAAGCAACTCACACACTCATTCAGCTACATCAGGACCATCAAGAAT acaatgTCCAACCAGGGGCTACTCACAGAGACCAGTCACTGGTACCCTATCATCAGTGCCCTAGCAACACTAGGCCCAGTGGGGGGACCCCTGTTCATTACCTATGATGATATGCTCACATGCGGAGTGGAGCCTGACCTGCACATGTACAAGATCATAGCCAGTGCTGCACAGACCAACAGCACAACTGCCCACTCTGCAGCAGTGGACTGGTGGAGAATGCTCAACTCTAGAGTGAAGCCAGATGTAGAGTTAATGAACACGCTGATCCGCtgctgtgaggtgtgtggggagtgggagAGAGGTTTCCTGTTCCTGGGGCTGTTCGAACAGTGCCAACTATCACCTGACATGGACACCTTTGATGCCCTCTTTAAG aTCTGTGATGCTACAAGAGACCATGATCGACTGATGGCTCTGAGCTCACTAGCAGAGACAATATTACCACAGCAACGAGATCATGTGAGAGATGAGGTCCAGAGAATACACAACAATTGGACTGATAGTGAACAACATCATTCAGAGTCAGAATAG
- the LOC135334810 gene encoding uncharacterized protein LOC135334810 isoform X3, with protein MSGSMDTDSYTIVMAMCERLGSSEAALALREDMRSQGLEMEDRCCLHLVTTLIADDKAGEAVEVMRGEWLQTGTCFLPVVAKQLLDNKHPALALEACSLTSDPSHPLLCVQLECLGSLGQVEEMQQLLEEVSVGVESDSLQVAFVNGLSLAGLHHRAMEHLSSLKCIASPRTLCLLLEATRRGEDVGSAAAVFHTLWEQTFTLKDLSVQFLQTSVSAAEEDRSSYLLRAANACLHLQALALRDTASEHSEAEEQFLSYDFPSFLHQQSVYPDQHTYATLLLRLCFDEGSLDTADRAIKSLFQCGSPLTSEAFVEWAGHCGPITPQQANRVLGLIRRNFRARYDIRLTLEDYVRLLGVELVCGGDPKQLTHSFSYIRTIKNTMSNQGLLTETSHWYPIISALATLGPVGGPLFITYDDMLTCGVEPDLHMYKIIASAAQTNSTTAHSAAVDWWRMLNSRVKPDVELMNTLIRCCEVCGEWERGFLFLGLFEQCQLSPDMDTFDALFKICDATRDHDRLMALSSLAETILPQQRDHVRDEVQRIHNNWTDSEQHHSESE; from the exons ATGAGTGGTAGCATGGACACGGACAGTTACACGATTGTCATGGCAATGTGTGAGAGgttgggtagctcagaggctgCACTGGCCCTGAGGGAGGACATGAGGTCACAAGGACTGGAAATGGAGGACAG ATGTTGTCTCCACTTAGTGACCACCCTCATTGCTGATGACAAGGCTGGGGAGGCTGTGGAGGTCATGAGGGGGGAGTGGTTGCAG actggtACGTGCTTCCTACCAGTAGTAGCTAAACAGTTACTAGATAACAAGCATCCTGCACTGGCTCTGGAGGCGTGCTcgctgacctctgacccctcccACCCCCTCCTGTGTGTACAGCTGGAGTGTCTTGGTTCCCTCGGACAAGTGGAGGAAATGCAACAACTCTTGGAGGAGGTG TCTGTTGGTGTTGAGAGTGATTCGTTGCAAGTGGCCTTTGTTAATGGCCTGTCACTGGCTGGCCTCCACCACAGAGCAATGGAGCATCTCTCTAGTCTCAA GTGTATTGCTAGCCCACGGACACTGTGTCTGTTACTAGAGGCCACCAGGAGAGGGGAAGATGTGGGATCAGCTGCTGCCGTGTTCCACACACTCTGGGAGCAAACCTTCACTCTTAAG GATCTCTCTGTCCAGTTCCTCCAGACATCAGTGTCAGCTGCTGAAGAGGACAGGAGCTCTTACCTGCTCAGAGCTGCCAATGCTTGTCTCCACCTTCAAGCCCTAGCTCTGAGGGACACGGCATCAGAACACAGTGAAGCTGAAGAGCAGTTCTTGAGTTATGATTTCCCCTCTTTCCTTCATCAACAAAGTGTGTATCCCGACCAGCACACATACGCA ACATTGTTACTGAGGCTGTGTTTTGATGAGGGGTCTCTAGACACCGCTGATCGTGCCATCAAGTCTCTGTTTCAGTGTggttcacctttgacctctgaggCCTTTGTCGAGTGGGCGGGACACTGTGGCCCAATCACCCCTCAACAAGCTAACAGG GTGTTGGGTTTAATTCGTCGCAATTTCCGTGCCCGCTATGATATTCGATTGACACTGGAGGACTATGTGCGGTTGTTGGGGGTGGAgcttgtgtgtggaggggaccCCAAGCAACTCACACACTCATTCAGCTACATCAGGACCATCAAGAAT acaatgTCCAACCAGGGGCTACTCACAGAGACCAGTCACTGGTACCCTATCATCAGTGCCCTAGCAACACTAGGCCCAGTGGGGGGACCCCTGTTCATTACCTATGATGATATGCTCACATGCGGAGTGGAGCCTGACCTGCACATGTACAAGATCATAGCCAGTGCTGCACAGACCAACAGCACAACTGCCCACTCTGCAGCAGTGGACTGGTGGAGAATGCTCAACTCTAGAGTGAAGCCAGATGTAGAGTTAATGAACACGCTGATCCGCtgctgtgaggtgtgtggggagtgggagAGAGGTTTCCTGTTCCTGGGGCTGTTCGAACAGTGCCAACTATCACCTGACATGGACACCTTTGATGCCCTCTTTAAG aTCTGTGATGCTACAAGAGACCATGATCGACTGATGGCTCTGAGCTCACTAGCAGAGACAATATTACCACAGCAACGAGATCATGTGAGAGATGAGGTCCAGAGAATACACAACAATTGGACTGATAGTGAACAACATCATTCAGAGTCAGAATAG
- the LOC135334847 gene encoding clotting factor C-like isoform X2, producing MEALPTLMDLPAADLLIAFLPILVTNGYTITGEGFRVCQNDGTWSGTAPTCQATCPDLTVPTNGVIIYSSSTTPHRPRGTVATQSCLNGYVPSTTSTATRVCGADRLWSGSALTCQLSPVYVSMGTTTQDCSSRYSP from the exons ATGGAGGCATTACCTACACTGATGGACCTGCCGGCAGCAGACCTGTTGATAGCGTTTCTACCTATACTTGTGACAAATGGCTACACTATCACTGGAGAGGGTTTCAGAGTTTGTCAGAATGATGGGACCTGGAGTGGAACAGCTCCAACCTGTCAAG CCACCTGTCCTGACCTCACTGTACCAACCAATGGAGTGATCATCTACAGCTCTAGTACCACACCACACCGCCCTCGGGGAACCGTGGCTACACAGAGCTGCTTGAATGGATACGTACCCTCCACTACCAGCACTGCTACCAGAGTGTGTGGAGCTGACAGATTGTGGAGTGGATCAGCTCTCACTTGTCAAT taTCTCCTGTCTACGTCTCCATGGGAACCACCACACAGGACTGTTCCTCAAGATATTCCCCTTAA
- the LOC135334847 gene encoding uncharacterized protein LOC135334847 isoform X1 produces the protein METQGVQLLLLLLCVVSTCWGQQVYLTLGSGPSITTNNTEILITTIGEGAQGGLPSLTCHSDLTTCCRSGANNFGNGILGQWTYPDGSVLLGNVAALNAGQQFYIVRDATQIIVLNRRVSPNNPLTPTGSYCCTVPTTGGDMTLCANLVVSLTCMSLPPPTNGGVSYSNMTLGENTVVTYTCDIGYTLNGGSTRTCGSDAVWSGLAPICQGK, from the exons ATGGAGACTCAAGGTGTTCAGCTTCTGCTGCTTTTGCTGTGTGTTGTGTCCACCTGCTGGGGACAGCAAG TGTACCTGACTCTGGGATCTGGTCCTAGCATCACCACTAACAATACTGAGATCCTCATCACTACTATTGGAGAGGGTGCCCAGGGTGGTCTTCCATCTCTCACTTGTCACAGTGACCTCACTACCTGCTGTAGAAGTGGTGCCAACAACTTTGGTAATGGAATACTGGGACAGTGGACGTATCCTGATGGGAGTGTGTTACTGGGAAATGTTGCCGCATTGAATGCTGGACAGCAGTTCTACATTGTGAGGGATGCCACCCAGATCATCGTGCTAAACCGTAGAGTATCTCCCAACAACCCCCTCACTCCAACCGGgtcctactgttgtactgtaccaactacTGGAGGAGACATGACCCTCTGTGCTAACCTAG TGGTGTCACTGACGTGTAtgtccctccctccccccaccaATGGAGGGGTCTCCTACTCTAACATGACGCTGGGTGAGAACACTGTGgtcacctacacctgtgacattggctacactctcaatggaggcagcaccaggacttgtgggagtgatgcagtgtggagtgggttagCTCCAATTTGTCAAGGTAAGTAG
- the LOC135334791 gene encoding CUB and sushi domain-containing protein 1-like isoform X2 codes for MHNHSKYHFVKIGLESRLAKMQTMETQGFQLLLLLLCVVPTCWGQQVYLTLGSGPSITTDNTEILITAIGENATGGLPSLTCHTDLITCCRSSDNNGNGALGQWTFPDGSVILQNGASATAGQQFYIVRGEPQVIRLARRETTNPVTPTGSYCCTVPTTGGDMTLCANLVVSPVCLSLPTLTNGVISYSDESRSDDTVATHTCNTGYTLSGGTTRTCGSGVWSGSPPTCQSDCPDLPSLTNGMIVYNAGSTDNRPLGSSAMHSCNSGYTLTGGSTRICVSGGIWNGSPPTCQSTCSDLTVPANGVIGYNMGTASLRPVDTVATYTCTTGYTLNGGTTTMTCGSDGVWSGSAPTCQTNCPDLPSLTNGMIVYSDGSPDNRPFSSSAVHSCNPGYTLTGGDTTRVCMSGGWNGSPPTCQSTCSDLTVPANGVIGYNMGTASLRPVDTVATYTCTTGYTLNGGTTTRTCGSDGVWSGSAPTCQTNCPDLPSLTNGMIVYSDGSPDNRPFSSSAVHSCNPGYTLTGGDTTRVCMSGGIWTGSPPTCQSTCSDLTVPANGMISYNMGTASLRPVDTMATFTCDTGYTLNGGTTRTCGSDGVWSGFAPTCQTNCPDLPSLTNGMIMYSDGGSTNSRPLGSSAMHSCNPGYTLTGGNTTRTCVSGGIWNGSPPTCQSTCSDLTVPANGMISYNMGTASLRPVDTVATFTCDTGYTLNGGTTRTCGSDGVWSGFAPTCLISCGPPSSITNGSPGQPTSTMIGGEAIYTCGTGYILIGSETITCLSTGNWSSSPSCQIPPPVYLSLSSTNYLSGLSEIPLSSVGEGSGLVCHTDHAGCCEGNTGDWYYPNGSVVMEDGALYVSRGQMSVSLMMSGTATAPGGVYCCVVPTSGGMSTACIVLASTDESSLCQSDNTVAVVGGAVALVVVVIAVTAVIVTYLVLRYKRGGKVTVTQDIPLTDQGQSAAAIYETVPATYEDIPASREVKGDYGFSQNNAYSM; via the exons TGTACCTGACTCTGGGATCTGGTCCTAGCATCACTACTGACAATACTGAGATCCTCATCACTGCCATTGGAGAGAATGCTACTGGTGGTCTCCCTTCTctcacctgtcacactgacctcATTACCTGCTGTAGAAGTAGTGACAACAATGGTAATGGAGCACTGGGACAGTGGACGTTTCCTGATGGGAGTGTGATACTGCAAAATGGTGCCTCAGCGACTGCTGGACAACAGTTCTACATTGTAAGGGGGGAACCTCAGGTCATCAGACTGGCTCGTAGAGAGACTACCAACCCCGTCACTCCAACCGGgtcctactgttgtactgtaccaactacTGGAGGAGATATGACCCTCTGTGCTAACCTGG TGGTATCACCAGTGTGTCTGTCCCTCCCTACACTCACCAATGGAGTCATCTCCTATTCTGACGAATCACGTAGTGATgacactgtggccactcacacctgtaacactggctacactctcagtggaggcaccaccaggacttgtgggagtggagtgtggagtgggtcacctccaacttgtcagT CTGACTGCCCTGACTTACCCTCACTGACAAATGGGATGATTGTGTACAATGCTGGATCCACTGACAACAGACCTCTCGGCTCTAGTGCCATGCACTCTTGCAActctggctacactctcactggaggcaGTACCAGGAtctgtgtgagtggagggatCTGGAATGGGTCACCTCCAACATGTCAAT CCACCTGTTCTGACCTCACTGTACCAGCCAATGGAGTGATCGGCTACAATATGGGGACTGCTAGTCTGAGACCAGTGGatactgtggccacctacacctgtaccactggctacactctcaatggaggtaCTACCACCatgacttgtgggagtgatggagtgtggagtgggtcagctccaacttgtcaaa CTAACTGCCCTGACCTACCCtcactgaccaatgggatgattgtgtacagtgatggatCCCCTGACAACAGACCTTTCAGCTCTAGTGCTGTGCACTCCTGCaaccctggctacactctcactggaggggaCACTACCAGGGTCTGTATGAGTGGAGGCTGGAATGGGTCACCTCCAACATGTCAAT CCACATGTTCTGACCTCACTGTACCAGCCAATGGAGTGATCGGCTACAATATGGGGACTGCTAGTCTGAGACCAGTGGatactgtggccacctacacctgtaccactggctacactctcaatggaggtactaccaccaggacttgtgggagtgatggagtgtggagtgggtcagctccaacttgtcaaa CTAACTGCCCTGACCTACCCtcactgaccaatgggatgattgtgtacagtgatggatCCCCTGACAACAGACCTTTCAGCTCTAGTGCTGTGCACTCCTGCaaccctggctacactctcactggaggggaCACTACCAGGGTCTGTATGAGTGGAGGGATCTGGACTGGGTCACCTCCAACATGTCAAT CCACCTGTTCTGACCTCACTGTACcagccaatggaatgatcagctacaatatggggactgctagtctgagaccagtggacactATGGCCACCttcacctgtgacactgggtacactctcaatggaggcaccaccaggacttgtgggagtgatggagtgtggagtgggtttgctccaacttgtcaaa CTAACTGCCCTGACCTACCCtcactgaccaatgggatgattatgtacagtgaTGGAGGATCCACTAACAGCAGACCTCTCGGCTCTAGTGCCATGCACTCCTGCaaccctggctacactctcactggagggaACACTACCAGGacctgtgtgagtggagggatCTGGAATGGGTCACCTCCAACATGTCAAT CCACCTGTTCTGACCTCACTGTACcagccaatggaatgatcagctacaatatggggactgctagtctgagaccagtggacactgtggccaccttcacctgtgacactgggtacactctcaatggaggcaccaccaggacttgtgggagtgatggagtgtggagtgggtttgCTCCAACTTGTCTAA TTTCCTGTGGCCCTCCTTCCTCTATTACCAACGGATCTCCCGGACAACCAACCAGCACAATGATCGGAGGAGAGGCGATCTACACTTGTGGCACTGGATACATTCTGATTGGCTCTGAAACCATCACATGTTTGAGTACTGGCAACTGGAGCAGCTCACCGTCTTGTCAGA TTCCTCCCCCTGTGTACTTGTCCCTCTCCTCCACCAACTACTTATCTGGGCTCTCTGAGATCCCCTTGTCCTCCGTGGGAGAGGGGAGTGGCCTCGTCTGTCATACTGACCATGCTGGCTGCTGTGAGGGGAACACTGGAGATTGGTACTATCCTAACGGCTCTGTTGTTATGGAGGATGGAGCGTTGTATGTTAGCAGAGGTCAGATGAGCGTCAGTCTGATGATGAGTGGAACTGCTACTGCTCCTGGTGGTGTCTACTGTTGTGTGGTGCCCACCAGTGGAGGGATGAGCACAGCATGCATTGTGTTAG CCTCTACTGATGAGAGCTCTCTCTGTCAGAGTGACAACACTGTTGCTGTGGTGGGAGGAGCGGTGGCCCTGGTAGTGGTGGTGATTGCAGTAACTGCAGTGATAGTGACCTACCTAGTGCTCCGGTACAAGAGAGGAGGGAAAGT GACTGTTACTCAAGATATCCCCCTTACTGACCAGGGTCAAAGTGCAGCTGCTATCTACGAGACCGTCCCTGCCACGTATGAGGATATCCCAGCCTccagagaggtcaaaggtgactaCGGCTTCTCACAGAACAATGCCTACTCGAtgtga